A genome region from Ottowia testudinis includes the following:
- a CDS encoding DUF484 family protein, whose product MQPQPITEEDIAQFLIHTPDFFERHADLLGAVQLTSPHGGRAVSLQERQAEMLREKIKLLEHRLMEMMRHGNENMLIADKLLRWSRQMFLVARPVDLPAVLISEMKAQFSVPQAALKLWEVAEVYAGEPFAQGASDDVKSLAGSLTTPYCGVNAGFDAVRWLDDPEAAASLALIPLRAGASGPAFGLLILASPDSQRYQAGMATDFLERIGELASAALSRVRD is encoded by the coding sequence CCGAAGAAGACATCGCCCAGTTCCTGATCCACACGCCCGATTTTTTCGAGCGCCACGCCGACCTGCTGGGCGCCGTGCAGCTGACCAGCCCGCACGGCGGGCGTGCCGTCAGCCTGCAGGAGCGCCAGGCCGAGATGCTGCGCGAGAAGATCAAGCTGTTGGAGCATCGCCTGATGGAGATGATGCGCCACGGCAACGAAAACATGCTGATCGCCGACAAGCTGCTGCGCTGGTCGCGCCAGATGTTCCTGGTGGCGCGCCCGGTCGATCTGCCGGCCGTGCTGATCAGTGAGATGAAGGCGCAGTTCAGCGTGCCGCAGGCGGCGCTGAAATTGTGGGAAGTGGCCGAGGTTTACGCGGGCGAGCCGTTCGCGCAGGGCGCCAGCGACGACGTGAAAAGCCTGGCCGGCTCGCTCACCACGCCATATTGTGGCGTCAACGCCGGCTTCGACGCCGTGCGGTGGTTGGACGACCCCGAGGCCGCCGCTTCGCTGGCGCTGATTCCGCTGCGCGCGGGGGCATCGGGGCCAGCCTTTGGGCTGCTGATCCTGGCCTCGCCCGACAGCCAGCGCTACCAGGCCGGCATGGCGACGGATTTTCTTGAACGCATCGGTGAGTTGGCCAGCGCGGCGCTGTCCCGGGTGAGGGACTAG